The genome window TATCTGTTTTGGCTGAGGATTGCAGCAGTGCTTCCTGCATCTGAAGAGCAGAACGTACTGAAGTAAATTTCATTTCAGGGTAAGGTGTATATACCGAAGGACCGGAAATCAGTTCAACATCAGCACCCCTGAGCCAGGCTGCTTTTGCGATTGCATATCCCATAAGTCCCGTTGAGCGATTGCCGATAAACCGCACGGGATCAATATCTTCATAAGTAGGTCCGGCAGTTACCGTAATTGAAGTTCCGGCAAGATCACGTTTATACCCCATGAGCACAGAGGCGGCTGCTTCAATGATCTTTTCCGTTTCAGGAAGTCTTCCGATTCCCTGAAGACCTGAAGCAAGTTCACCTGATTCAGCAGGGAGAATATGATATCCTCTTCTCTCAAGGACCTTGATATTTTCCGCGGCTGCGGGACTGTTATACATATCCAGATCGGCGGCGGGACAAATCAGTACCGGTGAGCGCATCGCGGAAAAAAGTACGGTCAGTGCATTATCAGCGATACCATAAGTAATTTTTGCGACAGTATTCACTGTGGCAGGAGCAATGATCATTAGATCGGCTTTAAGCGCCAGGTCAATATGCCAGGTGCCTAGTGAGGAACCGGATTTCTGATTTTCAGGAAAAACATTGATGATGACAGGGTTTCCGGAGAGTGCGGAAAACGTGAGAGGGGCAACAAACTCAGCGGCAGAGGAGGTCATGATAACATGAACCTCCGCTCCGCTTTTCTTTAATTCTCTAACGAGCAGACATGCCTTATAGGCAGCAATTCCTCCTGTAACTCCAAGAAGAATTTTTTTCCCGGAGAAGACTTCCGGGAGCATGTCACTTTTCCTTTCCCTTGTAGGTGTATTCGATCTCGTCGTTGAGGAACTGTTTCAGAGCATGAATGTGGGGTTTATCCCTTTTTTCAAACTCAGCAGAAAGACTTCTCTGCTGCGGATTGTTGAAATCCTCTGCATCATCATCAACCACGGTACCAACAACATCCTTAAGGCGGTTCTCAAATTCAAGTTTTACTTCATCATTGAGATCGCGGGCTTTGCGTCCGGCTATGACTATAGCTTCATATATATTACCGGCTCTTTTATCTATCTCACGCAGATCAATTGGTTCTAACGGCATCTATTCGTTTCCTTTTTGTTTAATTTCATCAATAAGACGGTCAAGTTCGAAGACGGCTTTTTCAACATCAGAATTAACCAGATGATATTCAAAATGCTCTTTCTGGCTTATTTCCATTTCGGCTCTGTTAAGACGTTTTGCCAGGTCCTCTTCAGTCTCCGTTTTTCTTTTTGTCAGCCTCTCCCTAAGCGCTTCAAGCGAGGGGGGCTCAATAAATATCAATGCTGCCCCGGGATAGCTTTTCTTTATCGAAAGCGCTCCCTTCACGTCAAGTTCAAGCAGAATATGACGGCCGTTTTCAATGGTTGTGCTGATAAACTCCTTCAGAGTGCCATAATAATAATCATACACTCTTTCCCATTCAGCAAATTTATCTTCGGCTATCTTCTGTTCAAACTCCTCACGGCTTATGAAGAAATAATCTCTGCCGTGAACTTCCCCTTCTCTCATTTTTCTTGTGGTTGCAGAAACCGAAAATACAATATCCGGGTGTTTCTGCAAAACCTGTTTCAGAATGGTTGTTTTTCCCGTTCCGCTGGGGGCCGAAATAACCAGAATTTTACCCTTCTGCAGAACCGGATTATTCAATATTCTGAACCTGTTCCTTTATTTTCTCAATTTCCTCTTTGATGACCAGAGTCTCATGGATGATTTCGGCTGCAATGGATTTCGCGGAAATCGTGTTACTCTCGCGATGCAGTTCCTGACAAAGGAAATTAAGTTTTCTGCCAACTTCACCGCCAGTTTTGAGGGTGGTGGTAAATACTTTAATATGGCTTTTAAGCCGGGTGCATTCTTCAGTAATATCGGCTTTATCCGTTAAAAGCGCAAGTTCCAGTTCAAGACGTTCGTTGAATGAAGTGGATTCCGCCACTAATTCGCGGGCACGTTCTTTCTGCTTCTCAAAATGCTCTTTAAGCGATGACTTGAATGCTCCCATAATTCTCTCAAGTGCCTCATCTATCAGTTTCAGCCTCGAAAGCAGATCATCTTTAAGATGATCTCCCTCTTTGCCCCGCATTCCTGAAAGGTTATCAACAGCATTGCCGAGCACTTTTTTCACCCCTTCAAAGGTCTCATCGTCCACTCCGTCCGATTCGATAACAAACAGTTCCTTGAATGCAGTCAGGTGGCTGAGCCCGACATCTTCCTTCAGACCAAATTCCTCTTTAACTGTTCTGAGTAGACTGATAACCTCTGAAAAGCGTTCTTTATCAATTGTTTCAGCGTTTACGGTTCCGGGTTCTGACCTTTGGGAAATATAGAGAGAAATCTTGCCCCTTTTAATTCTCTCTCTGAGAAGCTCCCTGATTTCGAATTCACGGCTCTGCAGCGAGGCAGGCAGCCGCATACCGACTTCTAAAAATCGGCTGTTTACGCTTTTAATTTCGACTTCAAAAAAGAGACCGTTGGAAGACCCTGAGGCCTTGCCAAAACCGGTCATACTGTAAATCATGCAAAATCCGGGATAAAAAGACCTTAAAGATAGGGAATTTTTAAGGAATTATGAAGTGTGAAGTATGAATTAAGAAAATTTGGTCAACGGTATCCGGCAGAAGTAAGGATTATCAGCACCAAGTTCCCCGAGTCAGTGATATTTCACCTCAACCAACATGAACCGTCAGCGCGGGTGACTGGTTGGCATAGTCTGTTATGACCAAAATCCCCGAGCCGCAGAGCGGCGACATATTAATAACAACCAACAATTCCCAAAATCCCCGAGCCGCAGGGCGGCGACATATTAATAACAACCAACAATTCCCAAAATCCCCGAGCCGCAGGGCGGCGACATATTAATAACAACAAATAATTACCAAAATCCCCGAGCCGCATCGCGGCGACATTTTACTATTCTTTCAAAACATTCACTCAGTTTTCAGACCCTCAGGGCTGATCCCGCTACTTCTCCTTTTTGCCCAGCAGAACTGCCATTCGTTTTTCTCTCCGGTCTTTGTCAGCTTCTTGAATTGTTTTGAATTTATAAATTCCGGGTTTGTAACCTGTCCTGAAATCTATCAGTTTTTCAGTAAAATCAAAGAATGCTCTCAGCCGGTCATAGTACTCCTGATCAGGATTCGAAACCCAGAGGTCACGGCGGGCTTCTTCAAAGGTTTTGAATTTTTTAATCATTACTTTTTGAATTTTTCCTTCAGCATTTCACTGATGAACAAGGAATCCTCCTGGTCAATTGGCCTATAGGTATTTTGCTTAAGTTTAAAAAGTGTTTCCAGAGAAGCAACTCTTATTGAATTTCCATCAACCAGAATATCCTCAAAAACTAAATCGTCAATTGAGAACATTTCCCCTAAATTACTAATAATATCGATAGTAATTTCCTCCTCTGAAATGAAACGCAATACCGAATACTCATTAAGTTCTGATACAGTTATTTCCTCAATAGACTGTTCATTGAAAACACTTTTGAGTGCCTCTCTTAACTTATGCAGGTTTTCATCCGTAGTCCGTACAAAAATATCCAGGTGTGTCGTTGTACGCTGGGAACCATGAAGAATAACGGCATATCCTCCCACAAGAACATATTCCACTCCCTTATCTTTGAGCGCCTTTAGAACCGCAAGAAACTTTGCATATCTCATTTTGTCAGCGGTCTTTTCAACCACTTAACAATACTTTGCGATGCCTAAGCCTACTCCTGATACGCCCCCATATTCGCGAATTTTTCGATGCGGTTTTCAACCAGGCGGTCGGGTTTAATTTTAACGAGCTGGTTGAGTTCTTCAATCAGCGCTTTTTTCAGAAGAGACGCTGCTTCCTCGTGGTTTTTATGAGCACCGCCGAGAGGTTCGGGAACGATGCGGTCAATTACTTTCTGCTCGATCAGATCTGGTGCAGTAAGTTTAAGAGCTTCAGCTGCCTGTTCCTTGAAATCCCAGCTTCTCCAGAGAATCGAGGAGCATGACTCCGGACTGATTACCGAGTACCAGCAGTTTTCAAGCATAAGGATTCTGTCTCCAACTCCGATACCGAGAGCACCTCCGCTGGCTCCTTCGCCAATGATGACAACAATGATCGGGACTTTTAGCCGCGCCATCTCAAAGAGGTTTCGAGCAATGGCTTCGGCCTGCCCCCGTTCTTCTGCTTCAAGCCCGGGGAAAGCGCCTGGGGTATCGAGCATTGTTATTACGGGCTTGTTAAATTTTTCAGCAAGTTTCATCAGCCGCAGAGCTTTACGGTAACCTTCCGGATTCGGCATACCAAAATTGCGGTAGAGATTTGACTTCGTGTCTCTTCCCTTCTGGTGCCCTATCATCATGACCTTATAATCGCCAAGCTGAGCAAATCCGCCGACGATTGCTTTGTCATCCTTAAAATACCGGTCACCGTGAAGCTCAACAAAATGCTCGGTCATCAGATAAATATAGTCCAGGGTATAAGGCCTTTCGGGGTGCCGGGCAAGCTGAACCCTCTGCCACCTTGTGAGTCCCTTATATATACTCTCCTTGAGTTCGTTGACTTTCTTCTCTATCTGAAGAATCTCGCCTTCAATTTCAAGTGCATCCGACATTTTTTTCATTTCTGCCAGCTTTTCTTCCAATTCTACAATTGGCTTTTCAAATTCCAGGTAATTTTTTGCCATTTACTGCTGCTTTAGTGTTTTTAATACTGTTTTCCCAAGAATATCCAGATCAAGCCAGACATTCTGATTTTTTGCGTAATATAAATTCAGTTTTGCTTCATCCTCTCTTCCCTCAAGAAACCAAAGTCCCGTAATACCGGGTTTGCCGACATAAAGTCCGTCAAGATACTCAGATTCGGCCGGACCAACAAAACTCTTTCTTCCCTTCAGGATTTCCGGCACCTGTATCAGCATCCGGTGAAGTTCTCCCTTTTTACTTCTGAGAAGCGCCAGTCCAAAAGTGAAGGGCAGAACCAGAAGAAAAATAATTGATGCAAAGGTATAATCAAAAACAAATTTAATTGCCTTATTAACCGGCAGAGAGATATTGTACGAAATCTCAATAAGCGGAACATCTTCCGTAAGGGTAACCGAGTGCTTGCCTACAAGGAAATCATTCTGACCTCCCGCAATCCGAAACTCGATATTACTGCCGCTATTTTCCGAAATAATACTCATTATCCGGTTATATGATAAACCCGGGGGACAAAAGATAATTTCCGATATTCTATGTTCTTTAACGATTTTCGGGATATTGGAGATATGCCCAATTACCGGTGTACCCTGAATTTTCTCCCCCGTTTCGCTCAGCAGCGGAGTTGCCACGCCAACCAGAGTATGATAAAGCGGAAATTTCCCCGACAGACGGTTAACCAGTTTTTCTGCTTCCGGCTTTTCACCGATGATCAGGGTTCTGATACGGGGTCTGAGAGTTTCGTTGCCGAATCCGGCAAAAAGTTTGATCGCCGCCCTCCAGAATATCAGAAGGAAGAATATATAAACGTATGCCTGGATGAGCACACCGCGGCTGTATGCAAAATCCTTAAAGAAAAAGGTTGTTGCGGAAAGGAAGACAAAACTAAAAACCGTGGCTGCCAGAACGGGAAG of Ignavibacteriales bacterium contains these proteins:
- a CDS encoding YicC family protein, with amino-acid sequence MIYSMTGFGKASGSSNGLFFEVEIKSVNSRFLEVGMRLPASLQSREFEIRELLRERIKRGKISLYISQRSEPGTVNAETIDKERFSEVISLLRTVKEEFGLKEDVGLSHLTAFKELFVIESDGVDDETFEGVKKVLGNAVDNLSGMRGKEGDHLKDDLLSRLKLIDEALERIMGAFKSSLKEHFEKQKERARELVAESTSFNERLELELALLTDKADITEECTRLKSHIKVFTTTLKTGGEVGRKLNFLCQELHRESNTISAKSIAAEIIHETLVIKEEIEKIKEQVQNIE
- a CDS encoding DNA-directed RNA polymerase subunit omega; translated protein: MPLEPIDLREIDKRAGNIYEAIVIAGRKARDLNDEVKLEFENRLKDVVGTVVDDDAEDFNNPQQRSLSAEFEKRDKPHIHALKQFLNDEIEYTYKGKEK
- a CDS encoding acetyl-CoA carboxylase carboxyltransferase subunit alpha produces the protein MAKNYLEFEKPIVELEEKLAEMKKMSDALEIEGEILQIEKKVNELKESIYKGLTRWQRVQLARHPERPYTLDYIYLMTEHFVELHGDRYFKDDKAIVGGFAQLGDYKVMMIGHQKGRDTKSNLYRNFGMPNPEGYRKALRLMKLAEKFNKPVITMLDTPGAFPGLEAEERGQAEAIARNLFEMARLKVPIIVVIIGEGASGGALGIGVGDRILMLENCWYSVISPESCSSILWRSWDFKEQAAEALKLTAPDLIEQKVIDRIVPEPLGGAHKNHEEAASLLKKALIEELNQLVKIKPDRLVENRIEKFANMGAYQE
- the gmk gene encoding guanylate kinase, producing MQKGKILVISAPSGTGKTTILKQVLQKHPDIVFSVSATTRKMREGEVHGRDYFFISREEFEQKIAEDKFAEWERVYDYYYGTLKEFISTTIENGRHILLELDVKGALSIKKSYPGAALIFIEPPSLEALRERLTKRKTETEEDLAKRLNRAEMEISQKEHFEYHLVNSDVEKAVFELDRLIDEIKQKGNE
- a CDS encoding nucleotidyltransferase, with the protein product MRYAKFLAVLKALKDKGVEYVLVGGYAVILHGSQRTTTHLDIFVRTTDENLHKLREALKSVFNEQSIEEITVSELNEYSVLRFISEEEITIDIISNLGEMFSIDDLVFEDILVDGNSIRVASLETLFKLKQNTYRPIDQEDSLFISEMLKEKFKK
- the coaBC gene encoding bifunctional phosphopantothenoylcysteine decarboxylase/phosphopantothenate--cysteine ligase CoaBC — protein: MLPEVFSGKKILLGVTGGIAAYKACLLVRELKKSGAEVHVIMTSSAAEFVAPLTFSALSGNPVIINVFPENQKSGSSLGTWHIDLALKADLMIIAPATVNTVAKITYGIADNALTVLFSAMRSPVLICPAADLDMYNSPAAAENIKVLERRGYHILPAESGELASGLQGIGRLPETEKIIEAAASVLMGYKRDLAGTSITVTAGPTYEDIDPVRFIGNRSTGLMGYAIAKAAWLRGADVELISGPSVYTPYPEMKFTSVRSALQMQEALLQSSAKTDITIMAAAVADFRPAVISDRKIKKESSVGSIALTENPDLIASVEKKGKTVVGFALETDNEESNAQKKLSKKGLDMIVLNSLNNAGSGFEVPTNSVTVFTSDGGKKEIGMASKFEVANRLLDQIIDYRKSHGKN